The Salinispora tropica CNB-440 genome has a window encoding:
- a CDS encoding MMPL family transporter — translation MASFLYRLGKFAFGRRWLVVGLWLAVLSATLVGAAALSGPTSDAFRIPGTPSQQAIDLLRERFPQASADGATARVVFAAPEGQKLTDPEYRTAIERAVTELDQAPQVASVTDPFQSGAVNATGTIGFAQATYQVQGAELTEPARDALTAVVETARGEGLTVEVGGDALLANPEQGLAEVIGIVVAAVVLVITFGSMVAAGLPLLTAILGILIGVGAITAATGFVDLSSTTPTLALMLGLAVAIDYALFIVSRYRHELALGRELKEAAGRAVGTAGSAIVFAGLTVIIALAALSVVGIPFLTQMGLAAAGTVAVAVLIALTLLPALFGLVGRRIAGGRVRGLPARDPEGDTATPSFGIRWARTVTRRPVAALLIAVVALGVVAIPAADLRLGMPDDSTAAPDTTQRKAYDLVVAGFGPGFNAPLTVVVEAGTSLADGVVEQVAQSIQGLDDVATVTPPVINPAGDTGLMTVVPNSGPSDSGTEELVHAIRDLDGTVSGAAIGVTGLTAINIDVSTTLGDALLPYLAVVVGLALVLLMLVFRSLLVPIKATAGFLLSVAATFGAVVAVFQWGWAASLFGIEQTGPIISFLPIFLIGIVFGLAMDYEVFLVTRMREEYVHGSDAREAVVSGFGHGARVVTAAAIIMIGVFTGFILSPEPIITSVGFALGVAVLFDALVVRMTIVPAVMTLLRDAAWRLPRWLDRALPDVDVEGEKLRHRLDMASTRDELSTDSDRRDHTSPRPLQPTGARGNGEHSGD, via the coding sequence ATGGCCTCGTTTCTCTACCGGCTTGGCAAATTCGCGTTCGGTCGCCGATGGCTCGTCGTCGGGTTGTGGCTGGCCGTTCTCAGCGCCACGTTGGTCGGCGCCGCCGCCTTGTCCGGACCGACCTCCGACGCGTTCCGCATTCCCGGCACGCCATCGCAGCAGGCGATCGACCTGCTGCGGGAACGGTTCCCACAGGCCTCCGCCGACGGTGCGACGGCCCGCGTGGTGTTCGCCGCACCAGAAGGGCAGAAGCTCACCGACCCCGAGTACCGCACGGCCATCGAGCGCGCCGTCACCGAACTGGATCAGGCGCCGCAGGTCGCCTCCGTGACCGACCCATTCCAGTCGGGCGCCGTCAACGCCACCGGCACGATCGGCTTCGCGCAGGCGACCTACCAGGTGCAGGGCGCGGAACTGACTGAGCCGGCACGCGACGCGTTGACCGCCGTCGTGGAAACGGCGCGCGGCGAAGGCTTGACCGTCGAGGTCGGCGGCGACGCGCTGCTGGCCAATCCGGAACAAGGTCTGGCCGAGGTCATCGGCATCGTCGTCGCCGCCGTGGTTCTGGTGATCACGTTCGGGTCGATGGTGGCGGCGGGTCTACCGCTGCTGACCGCGATCCTCGGCATCCTGATCGGCGTCGGTGCGATCACCGCCGCGACCGGCTTCGTCGACCTGTCGTCAACCACGCCGACCCTTGCGCTGATGCTCGGTCTGGCGGTAGCCATCGACTACGCGCTGTTCATCGTTTCGCGCTACCGGCACGAACTCGCCCTCGGCCGCGAACTGAAGGAGGCCGCCGGTCGCGCGGTCGGCACCGCCGGCTCCGCGATCGTGTTCGCCGGGCTCACCGTCATCATCGCACTGGCCGCGCTGTCCGTCGTCGGCATCCCATTCCTGACCCAGATGGGGCTTGCCGCCGCCGGAACTGTGGCCGTCGCTGTCCTCATCGCGCTGACCCTGCTGCCAGCCCTGTTCGGGCTCGTTGGCCGGCGGATCGCCGGTGGACGCGTGCGCGGGTTGCCCGCCCGCGACCCAGAAGGTGACACCGCGACGCCGAGCTTCGGCATCCGATGGGCTCGCACGGTGACCCGCCGTCCCGTCGCGGCGCTGCTGATCGCCGTTGTCGCGCTGGGCGTTGTCGCCATCCCCGCCGCAGATCTGCGCCTCGGCATGCCCGACGACAGCACCGCCGCACCGGACACCACTCAGCGAAAGGCCTACGACCTGGTCGTTGCCGGGTTCGGCCCCGGCTTCAACGCTCCGCTAACCGTCGTGGTCGAGGCTGGCACCAGTCTGGCTGATGGCGTCGTCGAGCAGGTGGCGCAGTCGATTCAAGGGCTCGACGATGTGGCCACGGTTACCCCGCCCGTCATCAACCCCGCCGGTGACACCGGACTGATGACCGTCGTTCCGAACAGCGGACCCAGCGATTCCGGCACCGAGGAACTGGTCCACGCGATCCGTGACCTCGACGGCACGGTATCTGGTGCCGCCATTGGCGTCACCGGCCTGACCGCCATCAACATCGACGTCTCGACCACACTCGGCGACGCGCTGTTGCCGTACCTGGCGGTCGTAGTGGGGCTGGCGCTGGTCCTGCTCATGCTGGTGTTCCGGTCGCTGCTGGTGCCGATTAAGGCCACCGCCGGCTTCTTGCTCAGCGTCGCGGCCACATTCGGCGCGGTCGTGGCAGTGTTCCAGTGGGGTTGGGCGGCCAGCCTTTTCGGCATCGAACAGACTGGGCCCATCATCAGCTTCCTGCCGATCTTCCTGATCGGCATCGTGTTCGGCCTGGCCATGGACTACGAGGTCTTCCTGGTCACCCGCATGCGCGAGGAATATGTCCACGGTAGTGACGCGCGCGAGGCGGTGGTGAGTGGATTCGGGCACGGGGCGCGTGTTGTCACCGCCGCCGCGATCATCATGATCGGCGTCTTCACCGGCTTCATTCTGTCCCCGGAGCCGATCATTACGTCGGTCGGTTTCGCCCTCGGCGTCGCCGTGCTCTTCGACGCCCTCGTCGTACGGATGACCATCGTGCCAGCCGTCATGACGCTGCTCCGAGATGCCGCCTGGCGGCTACCACGTTGGCTCGACCGTGCGCTCCCCGACGTGGACGTAGAAGGTGAGAAGCTGCGCCACCGACTCGATATGGCTTCTACCCGCGACGAGCTATCGACCGATTCTGATCGACGCGATCACACCTCACCGCGGCCGCTCCAACCGACGGGGGCGCGCGGCAACGGTGAACACTCGGGTGACTGA
- a CDS encoding TetR/AcrR family transcriptional regulator: protein MTSELSLRERKKLATREALSHAAWSLMVERGLDAVTPEAIAAAADVSPRTFRNYFSGREEAILYGAVRRAGPEAIAEAIRARPAGEAVWDSLAEALSSVVTGFLDHRDHLVVLMNVIRENPAMLAQHLVMFERAHRLLMDVIAERVSAEPDCDLGSRLLAGAACLALQTSLEMWAEGATDTLPDLVRQSFAQLRAGLPLGSHTNRSTIDT, encoded by the coding sequence ATGACCTCCGAGTTGAGCCTGCGCGAACGCAAGAAGCTGGCGACGCGCGAGGCATTGAGCCACGCCGCCTGGTCGCTGATGGTCGAGCGCGGACTCGACGCGGTGACGCCCGAGGCGATCGCCGCGGCGGCCGACGTCTCACCGCGTACGTTCCGCAACTACTTCTCCGGTCGCGAGGAGGCGATTCTCTATGGAGCGGTGCGCCGCGCGGGGCCCGAGGCGATTGCCGAGGCAATCCGGGCCAGGCCCGCGGGTGAGGCCGTCTGGGACTCTCTGGCAGAAGCGCTCTCTTCTGTTGTCACAGGCTTCCTCGACCATCGCGACCACCTGGTCGTGCTGATGAACGTGATCCGGGAGAACCCGGCGATGTTGGCCCAGCATCTCGTCATGTTCGAGCGGGCCCACCGCCTACTCATGGATGTCATCGCCGAGCGCGTCAGCGCCGAACCGGACTGTGACCTCGGCTCACGGCTACTGGCCGGAGCCGCGTGCCTCGCGCTGCAAACCTCGCTTGAGATGTGGGCGGAAGGCGCCACCGACACACTGCCTGACCTCGTTCGGCAAAGCTTCGCGCAACTGCGGGCGGGCCTTCCACTGGGTAGCCACACCAACCGCTCAACTATCGATACCTGA
- a CDS encoding acyltransferase family protein has translation MGRLRRLAAATPASRNRYLDMLRALAIIMVVIGHWSVVDIGHDANGQPTARSALPDLPWAYPVTWAVQVMPIFFLVGGYANAASLTSHRRRGGDATGWLLGRSARLLRPTSVLVLGLAAAGLAARLGGADPSLVRTVVYFATIPLWFLAAYLLVVPLTPVMYALHRRYGLLVPVALAALVAAGDLTREIGLHDAALPNYLFGWLAIHQVGFAWYDADKKDPDATAPRGRSAGLRTRRLPLSRQAGWTALLGGLAVAVLLTGPGPYPVSMINIPGERLNNAAPPSLALLAVSTAQLGLLLLLRRPAQRWLRRDRPWMAVIAVNSVVLTVFLWHLSAAILAIGALDAVGLLPTPAAGSAAWLAWRIPWVLILGVFLAVLVAIFGPVEARTSRPPAARAPSPPSDDRAKHRSLVTGRGVLAVAAFVAVVAALVINATAPRDAPLLLGLPVPALVAYLAGAGTLRFLRSGWGTRG, from the coding sequence ATGGGCCGCCTGCGCCGACTCGCCGCGGCGACACCGGCGAGCCGGAACCGCTACCTCGACATGCTTCGGGCCCTGGCGATCATTATGGTCGTCATCGGTCACTGGAGCGTCGTGGACATCGGGCACGACGCCAACGGGCAGCCCACCGCGCGCTCCGCACTGCCCGACCTACCATGGGCGTACCCGGTGACCTGGGCGGTCCAGGTCATGCCGATCTTCTTCCTGGTCGGTGGGTACGCCAACGCCGCGTCCCTGACCTCGCACCGCCGTCGGGGTGGTGACGCCACCGGCTGGCTGCTCGGCCGCAGTGCCCGGCTGCTCCGGCCCACCAGCGTGCTGGTGCTCGGCCTCGCCGCCGCCGGCCTCGCCGCCCGGCTCGGCGGTGCCGACCCGTCGTTGGTCCGGACCGTGGTCTACTTCGCCACCATCCCGCTGTGGTTCCTCGCCGCGTACCTACTCGTGGTGCCGCTGACCCCGGTGATGTACGCGCTGCACCGGCGGTACGGGCTACTCGTACCGGTGGCGCTGGCCGCCCTCGTCGCCGCGGGTGACCTGACCCGCGAAATCGGTCTGCACGACGCCGCCCTGCCGAACTACCTCTTCGGCTGGCTGGCCATTCACCAGGTCGGCTTCGCCTGGTACGACGCGGACAAGAAAGACCCTGACGCTACGGCACCACGTGGCCGGTCGGCTGGGCTCCGGACCCGACGGCTGCCGCTGTCGCGGCAGGCCGGTTGGACGGCGCTGCTCGGCGGACTGGCGGTGGCGGTGCTGCTGACCGGTCCCGGCCCGTACCCGGTCAGCATGATCAACATTCCGGGTGAACGGCTGAACAACGCCGCCCCGCCCAGCCTCGCGCTGCTGGCGGTGAGCACCGCACAGCTCGGGCTCCTCCTGCTGCTGCGCCGACCGGCACAGCGTTGGCTGCGCCGTGACCGCCCCTGGATGGCGGTGATCGCGGTGAACAGCGTCGTGTTGACGGTCTTCCTGTGGCACCTGAGCGCGGCGATCCTGGCGATCGGCGCCCTGGACGCGGTGGGGTTGCTGCCGACCCCGGCCGCCGGCTCAGCCGCCTGGCTGGCCTGGCGGATCCCCTGGGTGCTGATTCTCGGTGTGTTCCTGGCCGTCCTGGTCGCCATCTTCGGCCCGGTCGAGGCACGCACCAGCCGCCCCCCGGCCGCCCGAGCGCCCTCCCCACCATCGGATGACCGGGCGAAGCACCGCTCGCTGGTCACCGGCCGCGGCGTGCTCGCCGTCGCCGCTTTCGTCGCCGTCGTCGCCGCGCTCGTCATCAACGCGACCGCCCCACGCGACGCCCCACTGCTGCTCGGGCTGCCCGTCCCGGCGCTGGTGGCCTACCTGGCCGGGGCGGGCACCCTGCGGTTCCTCAGGTCGGGGTGGGGAACCCGAGGCTGA
- a CDS encoding CoA-acylating methylmalonate-semialdehyde dehydrogenase, whose product MNLIGHFVDGKLLSGTAARRGDVFDPATGVPTAEVELASAAEVAAAVEAAERAARRWRDASLSRRTAVLFAFRELVHARRDRLAEVITAEHGKVLADAAGEVQRGLEVIEYACGIPAAMRGGYSENVSTEVDSYNLRQPLGVVAVISPFNFPVMVPLWFVPVAVATGNAVVLKPSEKDPSAALLLAEWFAEAGLPPGVLNVVNGDKEAVDALLDHPAVRAVSFVGSTPVARHVHQRASLAGKRVQALGGAKNHMVVLPDADLDLAADAAVNAGFGSAGERCMAISALVAVEPVADALVEKIAARMAELRTGDGRRGCDMGPLVTAAHAERVRSYVEAGVAAGAVPVVDGRDVRPDGDPNGYWLGPTLFDRVTPEMSVYTDEIFGPVLSVLRVGSYEEAVHLVNANPYGNGTAIFTNDGGAARRYQHEVEVGMVGINVPIPVPMAYYSFGGWKASLFGDLHAHGADGVRFFTRGKVVTSRWLDPRNGGVSLGFPTPT is encoded by the coding sequence ATGAATCTCATCGGGCACTTCGTGGATGGCAAGCTGCTGTCCGGCACGGCGGCGCGGCGCGGCGATGTCTTCGATCCGGCCACCGGCGTGCCTACCGCGGAGGTCGAGTTGGCCTCCGCCGCGGAGGTGGCGGCAGCGGTCGAGGCCGCCGAGCGGGCCGCGCGGAGGTGGCGGGACGCCTCCCTGTCGCGGCGTACAGCGGTGCTCTTCGCCTTCCGGGAGTTGGTCCATGCCCGGCGTGACCGGCTCGCTGAGGTGATCACCGCGGAGCACGGCAAGGTGCTCGCCGACGCCGCCGGTGAGGTCCAGCGCGGGCTGGAGGTGATCGAGTACGCCTGCGGTATTCCCGCGGCGATGCGTGGCGGATACAGCGAGAACGTCTCGACCGAGGTGGACTCCTACAACCTTCGCCAGCCCCTCGGGGTGGTGGCGGTGATCAGCCCGTTCAACTTCCCGGTGATGGTGCCGCTGTGGTTCGTGCCGGTCGCGGTGGCGACTGGTAACGCGGTGGTGCTCAAGCCCAGCGAGAAGGATCCGAGCGCGGCGCTGCTGCTGGCGGAGTGGTTCGCCGAGGCGGGCCTGCCACCCGGGGTACTCAACGTGGTCAACGGGGACAAGGAGGCCGTGGACGCCCTGTTGGATCATCCCGCGGTGCGGGCGGTGTCGTTCGTCGGCTCCACGCCGGTTGCCCGGCATGTGCACCAGCGTGCGTCGCTGGCGGGCAAGCGGGTGCAGGCCCTCGGCGGGGCGAAGAACCACATGGTGGTGCTTCCGGACGCGGACCTGGACCTGGCCGCCGACGCCGCCGTCAACGCGGGGTTCGGGTCGGCGGGGGAGCGCTGCATGGCGATCTCCGCGTTGGTCGCGGTGGAGCCGGTCGCGGATGCGTTGGTCGAGAAGATCGCTGCGCGGATGGCGGAGCTGCGCACCGGCGACGGCCGGCGCGGCTGCGACATGGGCCCGCTGGTCACCGCCGCGCACGCCGAGCGGGTGCGCTCGTACGTCGAGGCGGGCGTGGCGGCGGGCGCGGTGCCGGTGGTGGACGGGCGGGACGTGCGTCCGGATGGTGACCCGAACGGCTACTGGTTGGGGCCGACCCTGTTCGACCGGGTCACCCCGGAGATGTCGGTCTACACCGACGAGATCTTCGGGCCGGTGCTGTCGGTGCTCCGGGTCGGTTCGTACGAGGAGGCCGTCCACCTGGTCAACGCCAACCCGTACGGAAACGGGACGGCCATCTTCACCAACGACGGGGGCGCCGCCCGGCGCTACCAGCACGAGGTGGAGGTGGGCATGGTCGGGATCAACGTCCCGATCCCGGTGCCGATGGCGTACTACTCCTTCGGTGGCTGGAAGGCGTCGCTCTTCGGCGACCTGCACGCGCACGGTGCGGACGGGGTGCGTTTCTTCACCCGGGGCAAGGTGGTCACCAGCCGCTGGTTGGATCCCCGCAACGGTGGGGTCAGCCTCGGGTTCCCCACCCCGACCTGA
- a CDS encoding aspartate aminotransferase family protein, whose product MTTDDLLARHRAVLPSWMPLYYDEPIELVAGQGRRVTDAQGRTYLDFFGGVLTNSIGYDIPEIRAAVERQLRTGIVHTSTLYLIRQQVELAEKVARLSGIPDARVFFTNSGTEANEAALLMATNHRRSQQILAVRNSYHGRSYATIGVTGNRGWSASPLNPLQVAWLHSGERLRGLLARLPEADRIDAAVEDLREVLATQTSGDVACLIAEPIQGVGGFVHGPDGLLAGWRKVLDEHGILLISDEVQTGWGRTGTHFWGYQAHGVTPDMITFAKGIGNGFALAGVVGRAAVVESVPAISFSTFGGNPLSAAAGNAVLDYLLDNDLQANADRVGMILHEGLRAEVGGLPGVAEVRGKGLMLGVEFVHPGTIDPDPKRAAQVFEACRAGGLLVGKGGLYGNVVRMGPPLTLTEEEAREGLAILVTAIRSGGTAPTVAA is encoded by the coding sequence ATGACCACCGACGATCTGCTGGCCCGACACCGGGCGGTGCTCCCGTCCTGGATGCCGCTCTACTACGACGAACCGATCGAACTCGTCGCTGGCCAGGGGCGCCGGGTCACCGATGCGCAGGGCCGCACCTACCTGGACTTCTTCGGCGGCGTCCTGACCAACAGCATCGGTTACGACATCCCGGAGATCCGCGCGGCGGTGGAGCGCCAGTTGCGTACCGGGATCGTGCACACCTCGACGCTCTACCTGATCCGACAGCAGGTGGAGCTGGCCGAGAAGGTGGCCCGGCTGTCCGGAATTCCGGACGCGCGGGTCTTCTTCACCAACTCCGGCACCGAGGCCAACGAGGCAGCGTTGCTGATGGCCACCAACCATCGGCGCTCGCAGCAGATCCTCGCCGTGCGCAACAGCTACCACGGCCGGTCGTACGCGACGATCGGGGTCACCGGCAACCGTGGTTGGTCGGCGAGTCCGCTGAACCCGTTGCAGGTGGCCTGGCTGCACTCGGGGGAGCGGCTGCGGGGCCTGCTCGCCCGGCTACCCGAGGCCGATCGGATCGACGCGGCGGTGGAGGATCTGCGGGAGGTCCTGGCCACCCAGACCTCGGGTGATGTCGCCTGCCTGATCGCCGAGCCGATTCAGGGCGTCGGCGGCTTCGTCCACGGCCCGGACGGGCTGCTCGCCGGCTGGCGCAAGGTGCTTGACGAGCACGGCATCCTGCTCATCTCAGACGAGGTGCAGACCGGCTGGGGGCGTACCGGCACGCACTTTTGGGGTTACCAGGCCCACGGGGTGACCCCAGACATGATCACCTTTGCCAAGGGCATCGGCAACGGGTTCGCGCTCGCCGGCGTGGTCGGGCGGGCCGCGGTGGTGGAGTCGGTGCCGGCGATCAGCTTCTCCACCTTCGGCGGCAACCCGCTCTCCGCCGCCGCCGGCAACGCCGTGCTCGACTACCTGCTCGACAACGACCTGCAGGCCAACGCGGACCGGGTGGGCATGATTCTCCACGAGGGGCTTCGCGCCGAGGTCGGTGGGCTCCCCGGGGTCGCCGAGGTACGCGGCAAGGGACTGATGCTCGGCGTCGAGTTCGTCCACCCAGGCACCATTGATCCGGATCCGAAGCGAGCCGCCCAGGTGTTCGAGGCGTGCCGGGCCGGTGGTCTGCTCGTCGGCAAGGGCGGTCTGTACGGGAACGTGGTGCGGATGGGCCCACCGTTGACCCTGACCGAGGAGGAGGCCCGGGAGGGCCTGGCAATTCTGGTGACTGCGATCCGATCCGGCGGGACCGCGCCGACGGTGGCGGCATGA
- a CDS encoding winged helix-turn-helix transcriptional regulator, whose protein sequence is MGTKHGASELLVNADLARADSLAREIFSEVANKWAFLIIEFLGQRTMRFGELRDEVGGISHKMLTQNLRMLERNGLVERTVYPTIPPRVEYTLTGAGEALRSVVDGMCGWTQRYFSHIETSRHRFDASQL, encoded by the coding sequence ATGGGTACCAAACACGGGGCAAGCGAACTGCTGGTGAACGCCGACCTGGCGCGTGCCGACTCGCTGGCACGAGAGATCTTCTCCGAGGTGGCCAACAAGTGGGCATTCCTGATCATCGAGTTCCTCGGACAACGCACCATGCGTTTCGGTGAACTACGCGACGAGGTTGGCGGTATCAGCCACAAGATGCTCACCCAGAACCTGCGCATGCTGGAACGCAACGGCCTGGTCGAGCGAACCGTGTATCCCACCATCCCGCCCCGGGTCGAGTACACCCTTACCGGGGCGGGTGAGGCACTGCGCAGCGTGGTCGACGGCATGTGTGGGTGGACGCAGCGCTACTTCAGCCACATCGAGACGTCGCGGCACCGCTTCGACGCCTCGCAGTTGTGA
- a CDS encoding RidA family protein has product MAVTLVNPSGLPEVDVYRQVSVATGSKLIHVAGQVAWDADGKTIGEGDLTAQVEQCYLNVGTALAGVGASFADVVKLTVHVVDWTPDRMPELLEGIARASAKLGTTPIAPASLFGTAALDVPEHLVEVEATAVLD; this is encoded by the coding sequence ATGGCCGTAACCCTGGTCAACCCGAGCGGACTTCCCGAGGTTGACGTGTACCGGCAGGTGTCGGTAGCGACCGGCTCCAAGCTGATCCATGTCGCTGGGCAGGTCGCCTGGGATGCGGACGGTAAGACGATCGGCGAAGGCGACCTGACCGCTCAGGTCGAGCAGTGCTACCTCAACGTCGGTACCGCGCTGGCTGGCGTCGGGGCGTCTTTCGCCGATGTGGTGAAGTTGACCGTGCATGTCGTTGACTGGACCCCGGACCGGATGCCGGAGCTGCTCGAGGGCATCGCGCGGGCGTCGGCCAAGCTGGGCACGACACCCATAGCTCCGGCCTCGCTGTTCGGGACCGCGGCGTTGGACGTTCCTGAACACCTGGTCGAGGTTGAGGCGACCGCCGTCCTCGATTGA